The DNA region AAGGGGGAGGGAATAATCTTAGTTCCCTCTTCTCTCAAGGGAAGGGGAATTAACATTAGCCGCCCTCTCCCCTTGCGGGAGAGGGTCAGGGTGAGGGGGGCTTTGCCTTAACAGCGGATCAAGCTGCCTTATATATATCAACCCTGCTGAAGCCTGTTTCCTTTATAGTCCCATCCCTGCTGATAATTATTTCAACCTTTGCCGGCATATAAAAATCCTTTTCCTGATAGCGGTTTGATAAGAATAATAATCTCTGATTTGTAGAACCCCTCGCAAGGAGGGTCGGTTCTTTCTGTTCATCTTTGTATGCACCGTCTATGAGGACGTCAATATGGTTTAAAACAGGCTGGTGCTCACCCCCACCCTTACCCTCCCCCCTCAAGGGGGAGGAAATAAACTTAGCACCCTCTACCCAATCTATAAAGTTTGGGAGAGGTTTTTCCGTTTTCCCCTCCCCTTGCGGGAGGGAATTAAGGGGAGGGGGGGTATAGCCTTTAAGTTCTTCATAGTTAAACCCTGTATAAACCACTGTTGACAACCCATATTCCTCTTTTGCCGCTTTCAAAAGCTGTAACAATCCCTTAGCCTGTAGAAATGGCTCGCCGCCGCTGACAGTGATACCCTCTGTATCCGGCAGGAGGAAGTTCTTCAGGATATCTTCCGCAGAGTATAATTGATTTTCTTCAAACGAATGGGTAGCAGGATTAAAACAACCCAAGCATTTCCGGCTGCACCCCTGAAAGAATACAACCAATCTCTTTCCCGGGCCGTTCACCCTTGAACAGGGTATGATTGAATGTACATTGATTATATTATGACGACCCATCTGACACCATGCTTTATTCTTTTATCTTCAGCCTCTCATAAGCATAAGCCTCTGTCTCATCCTTTACATCAAACTTTTCTACCTTACCAAGCACCTTCTTTAAATGCTCTGCGACCTCAGTGCAGTCATTAAAGATAGAAGAATCAATCTCCACCTTACCGTCTTTAGTAATCTTTATCTTTATCTGCCGATCCATGTTCTTCTCTTTCTTGCGTCTTACGTCTAACGTCTTACTTCTTGCCTCTTGTCTCTAAATTATCCTTTCAACATTATCACAATCTCCCCTGCCTGTTCCGTCTCCCTTGCTATCTCAAAATCAAGCGGGAGGTTATCTTTGATAGATTCATACGCATAAAGCTGTTTTAGCCTGTCTGTAATCTCTCTTGCCGGTCGTGAGATTCCTGCTATTTCAAAATTATTGGTCTCTTTTTCTTTTGTTATATTAACAATCTCACCTTCCCTGTTTACCTCTATCCGCTCTTTCTTCTCATTTACTATAAACTTTGTAATCTCCCCCCGCTTCTGCATCTCTGAGAGTGCTGCTACTATATATTTTTTATTGGATAGCTCAGTTTTAATTACACAATAAAACGACATTCACCGTCCCCTTCTTTCTTACTTCTAACCTCTTACTTCTAACTTCTTCCTCTGTTTACGCTATGCTATTATATTTAAAAAACTCCGCCAATGCCTCGCCATTCATTAATATATCTCTCTCAAGCGATTTTATAAGTTGTAAAATTACCTCTTTGTTCCTTGAGAGGATTGATTCAGTTTCTGTTCTTGCATTATCCAGAATCCTCTGGACATCCTCAAATATCTCTCTGCCTGACATCAGTGCAATATCCTGCAAAGCAATGAGGCTTGCATGTTTTATGGTATCCCCGAAACCATATTCTACTACCATCTTTCGCGAGATTTTTGTGGCCTCAAGGAGGTCCTGAGATGCGCCGACGGTCTTTAAATCAGAACCGTGATATTCTTCCTCTGAGACCATACCTCCGAGAATGACGCCGATCTCTTTCTGTAGGTCAGCCTTTGTAAAAAGGTTATCCATTGCCTCACCTGTAGGTATGAATGCAGTAAAGTCCTTGTAACTATCTATGCTGACGAAAACAGGTGTTTTTTTGAAGTGATGCCACATCATCAATGTATGACCTGCCTCGTGAACCGCAATGTTCCTCTTTTCCTGGTCACCAAGGTTCTCGACCCTTTGCATAAAGAGTGAACGTGATGCGGGCCTTGCACGTCTGTAACTCCATGTCCTTAATTCATCAATCTCTTCCTTCTTCAAGACAGATAGCGGGGTGATATTTCTTATTGATTTAAGAAGTGTTGCCTGTGTCAGGTTAAGAGATGACAGTCCGTCAATCATTGTCTCAACTTCCTCATCTCTCCTGCCCTGGTGAAGCATATTGAAGGTGGTCACAATGGAATCCTTCACAGCCTGTTCTATCTCAGCACCTGTGTACCCTTGACTGTTCTGGGCAAGCTCTACCATATTCAGGCGGTATATGCTCTGCCCTCTGCTCTCAAGATGAATTTTGAATATCTCTTCCCTCTCCTCAACACTCGGCAGATCTACGAAGAAGACCTCATCATACCTCCCCTTTCTCCATAACTCAGGGGGTAGGTTTCTCGGATTATTTGCAGTGGCAATAACAAATACAGGTTTTACCTTTTCCTGCAGCCATGTAATAAACGTACCAAAGACCCTGAGCTGGGTACCGGAATCACCCTGAAATCCGCTGACCCCCCCAAATGCCTTGTCTATCTCATCAATCCAGAGTATGCAGGGGCTTACTGCTTCTGCCAACTGGATGGCCCTGCGGATGTTTTTCTCTGATTCACCGACAGTAGAACCGAACAGCTTCCCTACATCAAGCCTCAGAAGGGGGAGGTTCCATATCCCTGCCAATGCCTTACAGCAGAGACTCTTTCCGGAACCCGGCACCCCGATAAGAAGAAGTCCCCTCGGTGTATCAAGGCCAAGTGTATCAACCTTCTCCTTACTCAGACGGAAAACATGCTCCCTTTCAATAAACCACCTCTTTATCTCATCAAGACCGCCTATATGTTCTATGGTTTCTTTATGTGTATAGTAATCCAGTATCTTCTGTTTTTTTATGATCTGCTGTTTCTCTTCCTGAATGAATGATATGCAGTCCTCGTTTAACTGACCCTTATTAAGGCTTATGGCCTTTCTCACAACCCTTCTGATATTGTCCATGGAGAGGCCCTGCAGTGACTTATATAATATTGCCCTTTGAGAGGGGTACCACTTCTCAGGGATCATCCTTGCAAAGGTTGATGAAACCATCTCTTCAATCTCATCATACTCAGGTAAAGAGAGTTCAATGACTATGATGTCTTCCTCTAATTCCGGCGGTATCTCAGTCAGTGTCGGTGAAAGGATGCAGATGGTATTCATGGAGTTTCGCTCATCAATAATGGTTGGGATGTCCCTGAACTTTCTCAGAAACTCATGGGAGTTGAAGTATCCTGAAATGTCTTTTAATAAGAAGAGATTGCTTTCAGACTCGCTTTTAACAATCTTTTCCTCAATAGTAGTAAGTACCTTTTCCCTTCCAAGAGGGTCCCATTTCTTTTTCTCACCGCTGTAAAGCCCCCTTGACACAGACCATGCCCAGTACTTGAAGTCTATGGTCTTACACAACTCCTCCATGATCTTCTCAACCCTTCGTTCCTCAAAGGATACAAGCCACAAAACAGGATACTTCGCCTCAATATGGATTTTGATTTCATTCTGGAATTCTTTAGTATTCATGAATGGACTCCTCCCGACCTGCCTTAGTATAACACAATGTTAATGCCATATTCAAACACTGTTTTGGAAATAAAAAGGGGTAAAGTTTATTGTTTAAATAGACTTTACCCCTTTCTTAAAAGCACGGTAAATAGTTACGTTTAACGTCTTCTAAGACGAAACCCCCATCTTCTTTGCTATCAGCTCAAGCTCTTTCGGGTTGCCCTCTGATATAATCTTTTCCTTGAGTATATCCGGGGGGATCATGAACTTTTTCTCAATCCTCTTGCGATAGACAGGGGCACTGTTATAGGCACAGAACGGGTACAGGCGGCCCTTAGGGTCAATATAATGAATAACACACCTCATGACCCTTTCAACGCTGAAGTTATAGGCATCCATGAAGTGCATGCCTGCTACGAAGAAGTGGTTGTAGTAGCGGCCGCTGCCATTTTTACCTACATATATCCTTCGTAAATTCTGGTCCTGAAAACCATCAAGAGATGCAAGAAACTTATCAAAGGTGAGACCCTTTGGTGCATTCTTCTCATTATAATATTTCTTCAGCCTGTTCATTACCTTGAGTTTGGAAAGTAGTTCAAACCTTGAGGGCTTGAGTGTCCTTGAGAGTTCTACCACCTCTCTCAGAAAGTTTTCCATATCAATAAAAGAACTGACAGGAGTTACATTTCCGTCATCATCTGCGTAAAGATAAGTACCCTGTGAGCAGTGAGGATGAAGTGAAAGTGTAAAAACCGGGTCCCCGTTGATTGCTGATGCAAGTTTAGAGAGTGGAGATGTACACCCGATCGGGAACCAGTCCCTCATTGCATCTATGTAGCCTGTCTGCCTCTCTATGTCGCGTCCGAGGTCGCCCATGGTATATCTCTTTTCAAGCCTGTGGCTCTGACTGTATCTTCCGGTAAACGTGACCGGCTGAAATGCAATGCCGCTTATTACATCACTGTTTTTTACTGCAAACCTTACTATATCCCCGACCTGATTGTCGTTGAGGCCGCGTACTATAACAGGCACAAGGATAACATCCATCTGAAGCCTTCTTGCATTTTCAATTGCCTTTATCTTATATTCAAATATTGATTTTGAGCGTGTCTTTTTATATATCTCATCTGAAAGGCCGTCAAACTGGAGATAGAGGTTTTGCACACCTGCCTCCTTTGCTGCCTGGGCAAACTCAAAGTCTGCCATTTTAATACCATTTGTATTTACCTGGATGTAATAGAACCCGAGTTCTTTTGCCTTTTTTACAATATCCAGGAAGTCCGGCCTTACTGTCGGTTCACCGCCTGAGAATTGTATCCTGTCGGCCTTAACCGGCTTCTGATTGATAAGGGTCTCAAGCATCTTTGCTACTTCATCAAACGAGGGTTCATAGAGATAACCGGAGGTATTGGCATTTGCAAAACATACAGGGCAGGTAAGGTTACATCTGTTGGTTAAATCCATTATGGGCAGGCCGCTGTGGCTAAGGTGCATGTTACACAGTCCGCACTGTGTGGGGCAGATCGTTGCGTTCTTTACAGGAGGGTCTTCCACACCTTTCCCATCACCATACCAGAATTTCTCACATTTGAAATAAAGGTCAATATCTCCGTAAAAGATGTCTTTGAAATGTCCGTGTTCTTTGCAGGTCTTTTCTATCCAGACCTTACCGTTTGCAGGATAGAGTGTGGCTTTGATGATCTCCATACATTCCGGGCAGACTGAATCTATTTCTTTGGGCAGGCCAAGTTTGACAGGTGTGACTTCAGTACCAGAGTAGGTTATAGACGGTGCACATCTTGATTCAGGGTTTGTGGTTTTAGGATGTGCGGCTGTTGTCCTAAAGGATTCTAATACATTTTCTATTAGGCCCATGGTTAACCTCCTGTTTCAGTTTTGTTAACGGTTATCTATAATAATTTTGGAATAATCTTCTGGGTAGTTAATCTCCTTCTTTATTAAAAGTAATCACAAAAATAGCAAGAAATAATATTGATGTCAATAGAAAAAATATCATAAAAAAATACCAGAAAAATACCGGGATAATTCGGGATACATCCCATTCAATTGACAAACAAATAACTATACTTTAGTATTCCAACATGGCGAGGATAGCACGAGCAGCAGTATTAGAATTTCCCCAATTAACCAATTAAATTATCATGATTAATATACCGGCAACAATAAAGATCTCTTTCAGGGCATTGATGATAAATAAGATGCGTTCGGCCCTAACAATGCTCGGCATTATAATCGGTGTGGGTGCTGTGATTGCTATGCTTGCTATCGGTACAGGAGCGAGCACACAGATTGCCGCACAGATTTCAAGTATGGGGAGCAATCTTCTGATGGTTGTGCCCGGCGCTACCACATCAGGAGGGGTGAGGATGGGGCCGGGTTCACAGCCGACCCTTTCTATAGGCGATGCCGCTGCTATTCAGAAGGAATGTTCTGCAGTGTCTGATGTAGCACCGGTTCATAACGGCGTTGCACAGGTTGTTTATGGCCACCAGAACTGGTCAACAGGTGTTACCGGCACTACACCGGCTGTGTTGAATGTCAGAGACTGTCTACTGGAATCAGGCAGGCCATTTACTGAGCAGGATGTAAGGAGTTCTGCAAAAGTGGCGTTATTAGGGCAGACGGTTGTTGATAATCTTTTCGGCGGTATGGACCCTATAGGGCAGATTATAAGGATCAAGAAGATTCCATTTACAATAATCGGGGTTCTTGCAGAAAAGGGACAGAACGTAATGGGGCAGGACCAGGATGACATTATTATTGTTCCGGTAACGACAGCACAAAAAAAGCTATTTGGTACTGCATTCCCCGGGATGATACGGATAATGATGGTAAAAGCAAAAAGCACTGAAGATTTAGACACCGCTGGCAGGCAGATAACAGAATTGCTGAGGCAGAGACATCACATCGGCCCTAAGCAGGAGGATGACTTTACTGTAAGGAATCTTACCCAAATGATGCAGGCGGCAGAGCAGTCATCAAAAGTTATGACCTTGTTGTTAGGGGCTATTGCATCTGTTTCTCTTGTTGTCGGCGGTATAGGTATTATGAACATCATGCTTGTCTCAGTAACAGAAAGGACAAGAGAGATTGGGATAAGGATGGCAGTAGGGGCGAAGACGTGGGACATAAGGTTACAATTCATAATAGAGGCGCTTACATTGTCATTAATCGGCGGGATTGCAGGAATTCTAATCGGTGTATCAGGCTCCGGCATATTATCAAAACTTGCCGGTTGGCCTACTATCGTATCATCTCTGTCAATCGTCCTTGCCTTCGGTTTTTCCGGCCTTGTAGGTATATTCTTCGGATTCTACCCTGCGTACAAGGCTTCTTTGCTTGAGCCGATCGAAGCATTGAGGTACGAGTAAATTGACACGGCAATATCTTTTTTGTTATTTTAATCTATTATGAATACATTGGAACCGGAAACTCAGAAACCCAATCAGGTTATCAATTTCCTGTGCCGGTGGTTGAGTTATTTTGATGATGTATTACTCACTCTTGTTGCCGTTGGTATTGTTGTTCTTGCGGTAATACTATTGTTTGAGGCGTATTCGGATTTCTATTATTTTTATGAGCACTCGATTCCCCATATTATTAGCGACCTGATGTTCGTACTTATTCTGATGGAGTTATTCCGGCAGGTAATACGACAGTTAAAACGTCATACATTTACTCTTAGCCCATTTCTTTTTATCGGTGTTATTGCCAGCATCAGGGGGATTCTTATCATACAAATGAAACTGGCCCTCGGTTTGGCAGAGGGATGGATAACGCTGGCTCAAATAGGAATATATGCTGTTATTGTTTTTATAATGGTGATAAGCTATTATTTTTCTTCGAAGATAGAAAGAGGCGATTCACAATAATCCGGCATCGGCGCTATTTCCTATCGTACCCTTTTCTGATTTCTTCCGGTTTAAAAAGTAGTTCTGATATTTCTTCAATCTGCCTCTTTATATCTGATAATATCTGAGGAGGGATTTCCATAATCTTATTCAGCGATTCATGTTCCAGTACATCTATTTTAATCTCACCGATTTTTTTATTAACCTGCAGACTCAAAGTAATCTCATCATAACATTTAGTAGATTCTTTCATATTTCGTTTTTATCCCCTGTTGTATTTTTAGTTGTACTGATTTTTTTGCTTCAGGATAAAGATATGCACTTCAATCGGAGTACATGATTTAAACTTTAACATGTAAAGATGTTGTTTCTGCTGACCGATAAAATGATTAAAAGTTGCGGCATTCAGAGGGTGCAACAAGGATGTCATTCAACAAGTAAGGCAACAAGTAAGGGTCAGCATTGAAAAGGTTAAATTCAAATTTTATAATAATTTTTTTCATCGTTGTTTTAAGCATGTTTCCGGTTAAGGCATCAGCATTTGATTATGCGGACATTCCGGCAGTCGGTCTTGCATTCCTTACTAATCTCGGTATTCATGAAACAGGTCACTTTGTAGTGGCGAATCAGGTCGGTGCAGAAGGAAATAATCTCAGTTTCTTCAAAAGGGACAAGGATAGTTTCTTCTTCGGGCTTAGTACTGTAACAGATATTGATGACAGGGCAAAACCTGCATATCATCTCGGAGGTGAGCTTGCATCAAGCTATACCTTTGAATATTCTTTAAGGCGCTACAGGGCACATGACAAATCCACTTATAATAGCGCCTTAATGTTCTTCAGTATGACGGATTTTCTCTGGTACACAACGTATGCCTTTTATGTCAGCCCTTATCAGAACGAAAAGTTCGACCCAATCGGGATAGCTGAAACAACAGGCATAAAGAAGGAGGCAATATTTCTGGTTTCTCTTACGCAGGCTTCACTAAATGCACTCCGTGTTTATACAAATAAGGATATGATTGTTCCCAGCATTATTGTAGATAAGTATTATGTAGGTTTCAACGTTAAAATACCTTTCTGATTTTCCTGATAAATTCTCCCAGTATTTTATTTCCTCAAAAATATGATATTATGATTCCCCGAAATATACTTTTATAGATAGGTACTTTAATGCTTTCAGAAGAAATAAATCCTCTATCGGAAAATATAGATGCACTTTCTTTAACAGAAATAATCCGGATTATGGACAAGGAAAATCAATGTGTAGTTGATTCTGTTAAAACTGCGTTGGATTCGATTGAGAGGGTTATTGCTGATGTTGTCAGTACCATAGAATCAGGCGGCAGTTTGATATATATCGGTGCCGGTACAAGCGGGAGGCTCGGTGTCCTTGATGCCTCAGAGATGCCGCCGACATTCGGGGTATCTTCAAGCATTGTAAAAGGTATAATAGCAGGCGGAGAGAAGGCGCTTACGGAGGCGGTTGAGGGGGCGGAGGATGATGAGACAGCAGGGACTATGGCTGTTGCAGGAATAAGTTCAGTGGATCTTCTTCTCGGCATATCGGCAAGCGGCAAAACTCCGTTTACAATTTCTGCCTTGAGAGAAGGGAAAAGACGAGGTGCTGTGTGCTGGCTGCTGGAATGTAATGATGCAGAGTATGGGTTTCTTGATGGGATTATAAAACTGCCGGTCGGCCCGGAGATTGTTGCAGGTTCAACAAGATTAAAGGCAGGGACAGCTACAAAGATGGTACTTAACATGATTTCAACTGCGGCAATGATTAAACTTGGTAAGGTATATAAAGGGTATATGATAGATGTAATCCCTTCCAACATAAAATTGAAAAACCGTGCAAAGCGGATGATACAAGAGATTACAGGGTGTGGAATGGAAGAGGCAGAGGGACTTTTAATTAAATCCGGTGGAAATGCAAAAACAGCAGTATTGATGTATAGGAAAAAACTCAGCCGTGAAGATGCAGTAAATATGCTTGAATCATCAGATGGTTCATTAAGGAATGTATTGGAACATGGCCGGTAAGAAGAAGGTTATGCGTATAATCGGCCTTATGTCCGGCACATCACACGATGGCGTAGACGCCGCACTTGTGGAGATTTCTTATCCCCTCCCCTTCAAGGGAAAGGGTGCCAAGAGTATTCCCTCCCCCTTGAGGGGGGAGGGTCAGGGTGGGGGTGAGCAACGAGGTTTTTTTGATAACATAACTATTACCCTCCTCAAACATATTCACACTCCTTATCCAGTTTCTCTCAGAGCAGAAATCAGAGATTCATTCAACGGCAATACAGAGCTGATATGCCGATTGAATTTCAGATTGGGTGAGGTCTTTTCAGAGGCCGTATTATCATTACTCAAAAAAACCGGATTTAAACCGGAAGATATAAATGCTATTGCTTCTCACGGTCAGACGGTATATCATATCCCGCCATCCGGCAGAAGGACAGGCTCAACACTGCAAATAGGTGAGGCGTCAGTAATTTCAGAACGAACCGGCATATTGACAATATCCGATTTCAGAACAGCAGATATGGCTGCAGGCGGGCAAGGGGCGCCGCTTGTGCCTATGGCAGATTATCTGCTATTTAAAACGGAGGGGAAGGTCAGGGCGGTATTAAATATAGGCGGCATTGCTAATGTAACCATAATCAGGGAGCATATTGATGACACAGTTGCCTTTGATACAGGGCCGGGAAATTCTCTTATTGATGAGGCAATGAGGATATGGTCTAAAGGAAAGCTTACCCTTGATTTCAACGGCTCATTTGCGAGTTTAGGAAAACCAATCCACAGTTTGTTGATCGAACTGCTGTCTCATCCTTTTTTCAGTAAGAGGCCGCCGAAATCTACAGGAAGAGAAACATTTGGAACTGATTTGGCAGAGGAGATTTTTTATAGATACAGGAAGGCAGAGCCTCAGGATATTGTGTCAACACTCACGCACCTTACGGCAATAACTGTCTATCGTGCAATAAAAAAGTTTCATCCGGATGAGGTTATTTTAACCGGCGGCGGTGTAAAAAACAGATTGCTTATGAGTCGTATCAATGAAGGATTTAAAAAAGAGGGTATTGCGGTAAATCAAATTTCTTTATACGGCATACCCCCTCAGGCAAAAGAGGCCGTCAGTTTTGCAATCCTCGGTTACCGGACGCTAAACAAATTACATGGAAATGTCCCTTCAGCAACAGGGGCAAAACATAAGGCTATACTGGGGAAGATTACAATATCCCCTCCCCTTCAAGGGGAGGGATAGGGTGGGGATGGGGTTTATTTTCGGATGAACTGTCATGAAACGGAGGTTTCACAAATGAGGATGAAAATCACCCCCCCAACCCCCCCCTTGTTAAGGGGGGGAAAGGTTCTCAATGGCCAACGGCAAGCCCCCCCTTTTTTCAAGGGGGGGCTTGGGGGGGTGATTTTCGGATGAACCCCCATGAACCGAGGGTTCACAAAGGGCCATGAAAATCAGCGGGACAAGAAAGTCCCGCCTATCCTCGTAGAAATGGATAGGCGGGGTTTTCTTACCCCGCCGGAAGGGATTTTAGGATGAAACATAATAAAGTCAAAAATCAAGGCCTGACACTTTTCTTAATCTTAATCTCAATTCTTTTCTCTTCTGTTTCCTTTGCCGACCCCGCGCCTTCAAACATACCTGGGATGGATGGTATGGTCATAGTAAAGGCGGGGTGCTTTGACATGGGTGATGTAATTGGGGATGGAGACCCTGATGAAAAGCCGGTGCATAAGGTCTGTCTGGATGATTTTTATATTGGAAAGTACGAGGTGACCCAGAAACAGTGGAAGGCTGTCATGGGAAATTATCCGTCATCACATGCTTACTGTGAAGATTGTCCTGTAGAGAATGTTAGTTATTTAGATGTACAGGAGTTTATCCGCAAGTTAAATCGTATGACCGAAGGGAAGTACAGGCTGCCGACTGAGGCAGAGTGGGAGTATGCTGCAAGGAGCGCCGGAAAAAAGGAAGACTGGGCAGGACTGAATAATGAAAAGGGATTAGATGCTTACGCCTGGTTCAAAAATAATGCCGGAATTAAAACTCATCCGGTAGGGCAGAAAAAACCGAATGGGCTAGGTCTATATGATATTAGCGGGAATGTTCAGGAATGGGTAAATG from Nitrospirota bacterium includes:
- the murQ gene encoding N-acetylmuramic acid 6-phosphate etherase, translated to MGTLMLSEEINPLSENIDALSLTEIIRIMDKENQCVVDSVKTALDSIERVIADVVSTIESGGSLIYIGAGTSGRLGVLDASEMPPTFGVSSSIVKGIIAGGEKALTEAVEGAEDDETAGTMAVAGISSVDLLLGISASGKTPFTISALREGKRRGAVCWLLECNDAEYGFLDGIIKLPVGPEIVAGSTRLKAGTATKMVLNMISTAAMIKLGKVYKGYMIDVIPSNIKLKNRAKRMIQEITGCGMEEAEGLLIKSGGNAKTAVLMYRKKLSREDAVNMLESSDGSLRNVLEHGR
- a CDS encoding ABC transporter permease, with amino-acid sequence MINIPATIKISFRALMINKMRSALTMLGIIIGVGAVIAMLAIGTGASTQIAAQISSMGSNLLMVVPGATTSGGVRMGPGSQPTLSIGDAAAIQKECSAVSDVAPVHNGVAQVVYGHQNWSTGVTGTTPAVLNVRDCLLESGRPFTEQDVRSSAKVALLGQTVVDNLFGGMDPIGQIIRIKKIPFTIIGVLAEKGQNVMGQDQDDIIIVPVTTAQKKLFGTAFPGMIRIMMVKAKSTEDLDTAGRQITELLRQRHHIGPKQEDDFTVRNLTQMMQAAEQSSKVMTLLLGAIASVSLVVGGIGIMNIMLVSVTERTREIGIRMAVGAKTWDIRLQFIIEALTLSLIGGIAGILIGVSGSGILSKLAGWPTIVSSLSIVLAFGFSGLVGIFFGFYPAYKASLLEPIEALRYE
- a CDS encoding phosphate-starvation-inducible PsiE family protein yields the protein MNTLEPETQKPNQVINFLCRWLSYFDDVLLTLVAVGIVVLAVILLFEAYSDFYYFYEHSIPHIISDLMFVLILMELFRQVIRQLKRHTFTLSPFLFIGVIASIRGILIIQMKLALGLAEGWITLAQIGIYAVIVFIMVISYYFSSKIERGDSQ
- a CDS encoding radical SAM protein; protein product: MPKEIDSVCPECMEIIKATLYPANGKVWIEKTCKEHGHFKDIFYGDIDLYFKCEKFWYGDGKGVEDPPVKNATICPTQCGLCNMHLSHSGLPIMDLTNRCNLTCPVCFANANTSGYLYEPSFDEVAKMLETLINQKPVKADRIQFSGGEPTVRPDFLDIVKKAKELGFYYIQVNTNGIKMADFEFAQAAKEAGVQNLYLQFDGLSDEIYKKTRSKSIFEYKIKAIENARRLQMDVILVPVIVRGLNDNQVGDIVRFAVKNSDVISGIAFQPVTFTGRYSQSHRLEKRYTMGDLGRDIERQTGYIDAMRDWFPIGCTSPLSKLASAINGDPVFTLSLHPHCSQGTYLYADDDGNVTPVSSFIDMENFLREVVELSRTLKPSRFELLSKLKVMNRLKKYYNEKNAPKGLTFDKFLASLDGFQDQNLRRIYVGKNGSGRYYNHFFVAGMHFMDAYNFSVERVMRCVIHYIDPKGRLYPFCAYNSAPVYRKRIEKKFMIPPDILKEKIISEGNPKELELIAKKMGVSS
- a CDS encoding anhydro-N-acetylmuramic acid kinase — translated: MAGKKKVMRIIGLMSGTSHDGVDAALVEISYPLPFKGKGAKSIPSPLRGEGQGGGEQRGFFDNITITLLKHIHTPYPVSLRAEIRDSFNGNTELICRLNFRLGEVFSEAVLSLLKKTGFKPEDINAIASHGQTVYHIPPSGRRTGSTLQIGEASVISERTGILTISDFRTADMAAGGQGAPLVPMADYLLFKTEGKVRAVLNIGGIANVTIIREHIDDTVAFDTGPGNSLIDEAMRIWSKGKLTLDFNGSFASLGKPIHSLLIELLSHPFFSKRPPKSTGRETFGTDLAEEIFYRYRKAEPQDIVSTLTHLTAITVYRAIKKFHPDEVILTGGGVKNRLLMSRINEGFKKEGIAVNQISLYGIPPQAKEAVSFAILGYRTLNKLHGNVPSATGAKHKAILGKITISPPLQGEG
- a CDS encoding radical SAM protein, whose protein sequence is MGRHNIINVHSIIPCSRVNGPGKRLVVFFQGCSRKCLGCFNPATHSFEENQLYSAEDILKNFLLPDTEGITVSGGEPFLQAKGLLQLLKAAKEEYGLSTVVYTGFNYEELKGYTPPPLNSLPQGEGKTEKPLPNFIDWVEGAKFISSPLRGEGKGGGEHQPVLNHIDVLIDGAYKDEQKEPTLLARGSTNQRLLFLSNRYQEKDFYMPAKVEIIISRDGTIKETGFSRVDIYKAA
- a CDS encoding formylglycine-generating enzyme family protein; translated protein: MKHNKVKNQGLTLFLILISILFSSVSFADPAPSNIPGMDGMVIVKAGCFDMGDVIGDGDPDEKPVHKVCLDDFYIGKYEVTQKQWKAVMGNYPSSHAYCEDCPVENVSYLDVQEFIRKLNRMTEGKYRLPTEAEWEYAARSAGKKEDWAGLNNEKGLDAYAWFKNNAGIKTHPVGQKKPNGLGLYDISGNVQEWVNDFHESEFYSTRPKKTAEKNPAGPEWSQYRVVRGGSMLNSSWGIRNAVRYRFTADDRGREFGFRLAVSPK
- a CDS encoding AAA family ATPase, translated to MNTKEFQNEIKIHIEAKYPVLWLVSFEERRVEKIMEELCKTIDFKYWAWSVSRGLYSGEKKKWDPLGREKVLTTIEEKIVKSESESNLFLLKDISGYFNSHEFLRKFRDIPTIIDERNSMNTICILSPTLTEIPPELEEDIIVIELSLPEYDEIEEMVSSTFARMIPEKWYPSQRAILYKSLQGLSMDNIRRVVRKAISLNKGQLNEDCISFIQEEKQQIIKKQKILDYYTHKETIEHIGGLDEIKRWFIEREHVFRLSKEKVDTLGLDTPRGLLLIGVPGSGKSLCCKALAGIWNLPLLRLDVGKLFGSTVGESEKNIRRAIQLAEAVSPCILWIDEIDKAFGGVSGFQGDSGTQLRVFGTFITWLQEKVKPVFVIATANNPRNLPPELWRKGRYDEVFFVDLPSVEEREEIFKIHLESRGQSIYRLNMVELAQNSQGYTGAEIEQAVKDSIVTTFNMLHQGRRDEEVETMIDGLSSLNLTQATLLKSIRNITPLSVLKKEEIDELRTWSYRRARPASRSLFMQRVENLGDQEKRNIAVHEAGHTLMMWHHFKKTPVFVSIDSYKDFTAFIPTGEAMDNLFTKADLQKEIGVILGGMVSEEEYHGSDLKTVGASQDLLEATKISRKMVVEYGFGDTIKHASLIALQDIALMSGREIFEDVQRILDNARTETESILSRNKEVILQLIKSLERDILMNGEALAEFFKYNSIA